The following coding sequences lie in one Prionailurus viverrinus isolate Anna chromosome X, UM_Priviv_1.0, whole genome shotgun sequence genomic window:
- the CUL4B gene encoding cullin-4B isoform X1, which translates to MSGEDTKQSNLGNSHDQKRESGFSSPNPSAAAAAQEVRSATDGNTSTTPPTSAKKRKLNSSSSSGSNSSNEREDFDSTSSSSTPPLQPRDSASPSTSSFCLGVSVATSSHVPIQKKLRFEDTLEFVGFDAKMAEESSSSSSSSSPTAATSQQQQLKNKSILISSVASVHHANGLAKSSTTTSSFANSKPGSAKKLVIKNFKDKPKLPENYTDETWQKLKEAVEAIQNSTSIKYNLEELYQAVENLCSYKISANLYKQLRQICEDHIKAQIHQFREDSLDSVLFLKKIDRCWQNHCRQMIMIRSIFLFLDRTYVLQNSMLPSIWDMGLELFRAHIISDQKVQNKTIDGILLLIERERNGEAIDRSLLRSLLSMLSDLQIYQDSFEQRFLEETNRLYAAEGQKLMQEREVPEYLHHVNKRLEEEADRLITYLDQTTQKSLIATVEKQLLGEHLTAILQKGLNNLLDENRIQDLSLLYQLFSRVRGGVQVLLQQWIEYIKAFGSTIVINPEKDKTMVQELLDFKDKVDHIIDICFLKNEKFINAMKEAFETFINKRPNKPAELIAKYVDSKLRAGNKEATDEELEKMLDKIMIIFRFIYGKDVFEAFYKKDLAKRLLVGKSASVDAEKSMLSKLKHECGAAFTSKLEGMFKDMELSKDIMIQFKQVKYMQNQNVPGNIELTVNILTMGYWPTYVPMEVHLPPEMVKLQEIFKTFYLGKHSGRKLQWQSTLGHCVLKAEFKEGKKELQVSLFQTLVLLMFNEGEEFSLEEIKQATGIEDGELRRTLQSLACGKARVLAKNPKGKDIEDGDKFICNDDFKHKLFRIKINQIQMKETVEEQASTTERVFQDRQYQIDAAIVRIMKMRKTLSHNLLVSEVYNQLKFPVKPADLKKRIESLIDRDYMERDKENPNQYNYIA; encoded by the exons ATGTCTGGAGAAGACACAAAACAAAGTAACTTGGGGAATTCCCATGATCAAAAAAGGGAATCAG GTTTTTCTTCCCCCAATCcctcagctgctgctgctgctcaggAGGTCAGATCTGCCACTGATGGTAATACCAGCACCACTCCGCCCACCTCTGCCAAGAAGAGAAAGTtaaacagcagcagcagtagcGGCAGTAATAGTAGTAACGAGAGAGAAGACTTTGAttccacctcttcctcttccactcCTCCTTTACAACCCAGGGATTCGGCATCCCCTTCAACCTCGTCCTTCTGCCTGGGGGTTTCAGTGGCTACTTCCAGCCACGTACCGATACAGAAGAAGCTGCGTTTTGAAGACACCCTGGAGTTTGTAGGGTTTGATGCGAAGATGGCTGAGGaatcctcctcttcttcctcctcatcttcaCCAACTGCTGCAACATCTCAGCAGCAGCAACTTAAAAATAAGAGTATATTAATCTCTTCTGTGGCTTCGGTGCATCATGCAAACGGCCTAGCCAAATCTTCTACCACCACTTCTAGCTTTGCTAACAGCAAGCCTGGCTCTGCTAAGAAGTTAGTGATCAAGAACTTTAAAG ATAAGCCTAAATTACCGGAGAACTACACAGATGAAACATGGCAGAAACTGAAAGAAGCGGTGGAAGCTATCCAGAATAGTACTTCGATTAAGTACAATTTAGAAGAACTCTATCAG GCTGTGGAAAATCTCTGTTCCTACAAGATTTCTGCAAACTTGTACAAACAGCTGAGACAGATTTGTGAAGATCACATCAAAGCACAAATTCATCAGTTCAGaga GGATTCATTGGATAGTGttctttttctaaagaagattGATAGATGCTGGCAAAACCACTGCAGACAAATG ATCATGATTAgaagcatttttttgtttctggatAGAACTTACGTTCTTCAGAATTCAATGCTACCCTCGATTTG ggacatGGGACTAGAGTTATTTAGGGCTCATATTATAAGTGATCAGAAAGTCCAGAATAAGACAATTGATGGCATTCTTCTCTTGATTGAGAGGGAAAGGAATGGTGAAGCAATTGATAGAAGTTTACTCCGAAGCCTTTTGAGCATGCTGTCTGACTTGCAA atttaTCAGGATTCTTTTGAACAACGGTTTTTGGAAGAAACTAACCGGCTCTATGCAGCTGAAGGCCAAAAATTAATGCAGGAAAGAGAG GTTCCTGAATATCTTCATCATGTTAACAAACGTCTAGAAGAAGAAGCAGACAGACTTATTACTTACTTAGATCAGACCACCCA gaAGTCATTAATTGCTACTGTAGAAAAACAACTTCTAGGTGAACACTTAACAGCAATTCTTCAGAAAG GTTTAAATAACCTCCTTGATGAAAACCGAATTCAAGATTTATCTCTCCTGTATCAGCTCTTTAGTAGAGTTCGAGGTGGAGTTCAGGTTCTCTTGCAACAGTGGATTGAATACATTAAG gcattTGGCAGCACTATTGTAATTAATCCTGAAAAAGATAAAACCATGGTTCAAGAATTACTGGATTTTAAAGATAAGGTTGACCATATAATTgatatttgttttctgaaaaatgaaaaattcatcaaTGCCATGAAAGAAGCATTTGAGACATTCATTAACAAAAGACCAAACAAACCTGCTGAACTTATAG CTAAGTATGTAGATTCAAAGCTTCGCGCAGGCAACAAAGAAGCTACAGATgaagaacttgaaaaaatgttGGATAAAATTATGATCATATTTAGATTTATCTATG gtAAGGATGTTTTTGAGGCCTTCTATAAGAAAGATTTAGCCAAGCGCCTGTTAGTTGGGAAAAGTGCATCTGTAGATGCTGAAAAATCAATGTTGTCCAAACTTAAACATG AATGTGGAGCTGCTTTCACCAGCAAACTTGAAGGAATGTTTAAAGACATGGAACTTTCTAAAGACATCATGATTCAGTTCAAACAGGTAAAA TATATGCAAAACCAGAATGTACCTGGGAATATTGAATTAACTGTGAATATCCTGACAATGGGTTATTGGCCAACATATGTGCCTATGGAAGTCCACTTACCACCAGAG ATGGTAAAACTTCAGGAGATTTTCAAGACATTTTACCTAGGCAAACATAGCGGCAGGAAACTTCAGTGGCAGTCAACCCTAGGACACTGTGTGCTAAAGGCAGAATTTAAAGAG GGTAAAAAAGAACTCcaggtctctctctttcaaacccTGGTGCTGCTAATGTTTAATGAGGGAGAGGAGTTCAGTTTAGAAGAGATCAAGCAGGCTACTGGAATAG AGGATGGAGAATTAAGGAGAACACTGCAGTCATTGGCCTGTGGCAAAGCTAGAGTTTTGGCAAAAAATCCAAAGGGCAAAGATATTGAAGATGGTGACAAGTTCATTTGTAATGATGATTTCAAACACAAACTTTTCAGGATAAAGATCAATCAAATCCAGATGAAAGAAACG GTTGAAGAACAAGCAAGCACTACAGAAAGAGTATTTCAGGACAGACAGTACCAAATTGATGCTGCAATTGTTCGAATCATGAAGATGAGAAAGACGCTTAGCCACAATCTTCTTGTTTCAGAAGTGTACAACCAGTTGAAATTTCCAGTAAAG
- the CUL4B gene encoding cullin-4B isoform X2 codes for MSGEDTKQSFSSPNPSAAAAAQEVRSATDGNTSTTPPTSAKKRKLNSSSSSGSNSSNEREDFDSTSSSSTPPLQPRDSASPSTSSFCLGVSVATSSHVPIQKKLRFEDTLEFVGFDAKMAEESSSSSSSSSPTAATSQQQQLKNKSILISSVASVHHANGLAKSSTTTSSFANSKPGSAKKLVIKNFKDKPKLPENYTDETWQKLKEAVEAIQNSTSIKYNLEELYQAVENLCSYKISANLYKQLRQICEDHIKAQIHQFREDSLDSVLFLKKIDRCWQNHCRQMIMIRSIFLFLDRTYVLQNSMLPSIWDMGLELFRAHIISDQKVQNKTIDGILLLIERERNGEAIDRSLLRSLLSMLSDLQIYQDSFEQRFLEETNRLYAAEGQKLMQEREVPEYLHHVNKRLEEEADRLITYLDQTTQKSLIATVEKQLLGEHLTAILQKGLNNLLDENRIQDLSLLYQLFSRVRGGVQVLLQQWIEYIKAFGSTIVINPEKDKTMVQELLDFKDKVDHIIDICFLKNEKFINAMKEAFETFINKRPNKPAELIAKYVDSKLRAGNKEATDEELEKMLDKIMIIFRFIYGKDVFEAFYKKDLAKRLLVGKSASVDAEKSMLSKLKHECGAAFTSKLEGMFKDMELSKDIMIQFKQVKYMQNQNVPGNIELTVNILTMGYWPTYVPMEVHLPPEMVKLQEIFKTFYLGKHSGRKLQWQSTLGHCVLKAEFKEGKKELQVSLFQTLVLLMFNEGEEFSLEEIKQATGIEDGELRRTLQSLACGKARVLAKNPKGKDIEDGDKFICNDDFKHKLFRIKINQIQMKETVEEQASTTERVFQDRQYQIDAAIVRIMKMRKTLSHNLLVSEVYNQLKFPVKPADLKKRIESLIDRDYMERDKENPNQYNYIA; via the exons ATGTCTGGAGAAGACACAAAACAAA GTTTTTCTTCCCCCAATCcctcagctgctgctgctgctcaggAGGTCAGATCTGCCACTGATGGTAATACCAGCACCACTCCGCCCACCTCTGCCAAGAAGAGAAAGTtaaacagcagcagcagtagcGGCAGTAATAGTAGTAACGAGAGAGAAGACTTTGAttccacctcttcctcttccactcCTCCTTTACAACCCAGGGATTCGGCATCCCCTTCAACCTCGTCCTTCTGCCTGGGGGTTTCAGTGGCTACTTCCAGCCACGTACCGATACAGAAGAAGCTGCGTTTTGAAGACACCCTGGAGTTTGTAGGGTTTGATGCGAAGATGGCTGAGGaatcctcctcttcttcctcctcatcttcaCCAACTGCTGCAACATCTCAGCAGCAGCAACTTAAAAATAAGAGTATATTAATCTCTTCTGTGGCTTCGGTGCATCATGCAAACGGCCTAGCCAAATCTTCTACCACCACTTCTAGCTTTGCTAACAGCAAGCCTGGCTCTGCTAAGAAGTTAGTGATCAAGAACTTTAAAG ATAAGCCTAAATTACCGGAGAACTACACAGATGAAACATGGCAGAAACTGAAAGAAGCGGTGGAAGCTATCCAGAATAGTACTTCGATTAAGTACAATTTAGAAGAACTCTATCAG GCTGTGGAAAATCTCTGTTCCTACAAGATTTCTGCAAACTTGTACAAACAGCTGAGACAGATTTGTGAAGATCACATCAAAGCACAAATTCATCAGTTCAGaga GGATTCATTGGATAGTGttctttttctaaagaagattGATAGATGCTGGCAAAACCACTGCAGACAAATG ATCATGATTAgaagcatttttttgtttctggatAGAACTTACGTTCTTCAGAATTCAATGCTACCCTCGATTTG ggacatGGGACTAGAGTTATTTAGGGCTCATATTATAAGTGATCAGAAAGTCCAGAATAAGACAATTGATGGCATTCTTCTCTTGATTGAGAGGGAAAGGAATGGTGAAGCAATTGATAGAAGTTTACTCCGAAGCCTTTTGAGCATGCTGTCTGACTTGCAA atttaTCAGGATTCTTTTGAACAACGGTTTTTGGAAGAAACTAACCGGCTCTATGCAGCTGAAGGCCAAAAATTAATGCAGGAAAGAGAG GTTCCTGAATATCTTCATCATGTTAACAAACGTCTAGAAGAAGAAGCAGACAGACTTATTACTTACTTAGATCAGACCACCCA gaAGTCATTAATTGCTACTGTAGAAAAACAACTTCTAGGTGAACACTTAACAGCAATTCTTCAGAAAG GTTTAAATAACCTCCTTGATGAAAACCGAATTCAAGATTTATCTCTCCTGTATCAGCTCTTTAGTAGAGTTCGAGGTGGAGTTCAGGTTCTCTTGCAACAGTGGATTGAATACATTAAG gcattTGGCAGCACTATTGTAATTAATCCTGAAAAAGATAAAACCATGGTTCAAGAATTACTGGATTTTAAAGATAAGGTTGACCATATAATTgatatttgttttctgaaaaatgaaaaattcatcaaTGCCATGAAAGAAGCATTTGAGACATTCATTAACAAAAGACCAAACAAACCTGCTGAACTTATAG CTAAGTATGTAGATTCAAAGCTTCGCGCAGGCAACAAAGAAGCTACAGATgaagaacttgaaaaaatgttGGATAAAATTATGATCATATTTAGATTTATCTATG gtAAGGATGTTTTTGAGGCCTTCTATAAGAAAGATTTAGCCAAGCGCCTGTTAGTTGGGAAAAGTGCATCTGTAGATGCTGAAAAATCAATGTTGTCCAAACTTAAACATG AATGTGGAGCTGCTTTCACCAGCAAACTTGAAGGAATGTTTAAAGACATGGAACTTTCTAAAGACATCATGATTCAGTTCAAACAGGTAAAA TATATGCAAAACCAGAATGTACCTGGGAATATTGAATTAACTGTGAATATCCTGACAATGGGTTATTGGCCAACATATGTGCCTATGGAAGTCCACTTACCACCAGAG ATGGTAAAACTTCAGGAGATTTTCAAGACATTTTACCTAGGCAAACATAGCGGCAGGAAACTTCAGTGGCAGTCAACCCTAGGACACTGTGTGCTAAAGGCAGAATTTAAAGAG GGTAAAAAAGAACTCcaggtctctctctttcaaacccTGGTGCTGCTAATGTTTAATGAGGGAGAGGAGTTCAGTTTAGAAGAGATCAAGCAGGCTACTGGAATAG AGGATGGAGAATTAAGGAGAACACTGCAGTCATTGGCCTGTGGCAAAGCTAGAGTTTTGGCAAAAAATCCAAAGGGCAAAGATATTGAAGATGGTGACAAGTTCATTTGTAATGATGATTTCAAACACAAACTTTTCAGGATAAAGATCAATCAAATCCAGATGAAAGAAACG GTTGAAGAACAAGCAAGCACTACAGAAAGAGTATTTCAGGACAGACAGTACCAAATTGATGCTGCAATTGTTCGAATCATGAAGATGAGAAAGACGCTTAGCCACAATCTTCTTGTTTCAGAAGTGTACAACCAGTTGAAATTTCCAGTAAAG
- the CUL4B gene encoding cullin-4B isoform X3, with the protein MKSVCPVTSGFSSPNPSAAAAAQEVRSATDGNTSTTPPTSAKKRKLNSSSSSGSNSSNEREDFDSTSSSSTPPLQPRDSASPSTSSFCLGVSVATSSHVPIQKKLRFEDTLEFVGFDAKMAEESSSSSSSSSPTAATSQQQQLKNKSILISSVASVHHANGLAKSSTTTSSFANSKPGSAKKLVIKNFKDKPKLPENYTDETWQKLKEAVEAIQNSTSIKYNLEELYQAVENLCSYKISANLYKQLRQICEDHIKAQIHQFREDSLDSVLFLKKIDRCWQNHCRQMIMIRSIFLFLDRTYVLQNSMLPSIWDMGLELFRAHIISDQKVQNKTIDGILLLIERERNGEAIDRSLLRSLLSMLSDLQIYQDSFEQRFLEETNRLYAAEGQKLMQEREVPEYLHHVNKRLEEEADRLITYLDQTTQKSLIATVEKQLLGEHLTAILQKGLNNLLDENRIQDLSLLYQLFSRVRGGVQVLLQQWIEYIKAFGSTIVINPEKDKTMVQELLDFKDKVDHIIDICFLKNEKFINAMKEAFETFINKRPNKPAELIAKYVDSKLRAGNKEATDEELEKMLDKIMIIFRFIYGKDVFEAFYKKDLAKRLLVGKSASVDAEKSMLSKLKHECGAAFTSKLEGMFKDMELSKDIMIQFKQVKYMQNQNVPGNIELTVNILTMGYWPTYVPMEVHLPPEMVKLQEIFKTFYLGKHSGRKLQWQSTLGHCVLKAEFKEGKKELQVSLFQTLVLLMFNEGEEFSLEEIKQATGIEDGELRRTLQSLACGKARVLAKNPKGKDIEDGDKFICNDDFKHKLFRIKINQIQMKETVEEQASTTERVFQDRQYQIDAAIVRIMKMRKTLSHNLLVSEVYNQLKFPVKPADLKKRIESLIDRDYMERDKENPNQYNYIA; encoded by the exons ATGAAAAGTGTCTGCCCAGTCACTTCCG GTTTTTCTTCCCCCAATCcctcagctgctgctgctgctcaggAGGTCAGATCTGCCACTGATGGTAATACCAGCACCACTCCGCCCACCTCTGCCAAGAAGAGAAAGTtaaacagcagcagcagtagcGGCAGTAATAGTAGTAACGAGAGAGAAGACTTTGAttccacctcttcctcttccactcCTCCTTTACAACCCAGGGATTCGGCATCCCCTTCAACCTCGTCCTTCTGCCTGGGGGTTTCAGTGGCTACTTCCAGCCACGTACCGATACAGAAGAAGCTGCGTTTTGAAGACACCCTGGAGTTTGTAGGGTTTGATGCGAAGATGGCTGAGGaatcctcctcttcttcctcctcatcttcaCCAACTGCTGCAACATCTCAGCAGCAGCAACTTAAAAATAAGAGTATATTAATCTCTTCTGTGGCTTCGGTGCATCATGCAAACGGCCTAGCCAAATCTTCTACCACCACTTCTAGCTTTGCTAACAGCAAGCCTGGCTCTGCTAAGAAGTTAGTGATCAAGAACTTTAAAG ATAAGCCTAAATTACCGGAGAACTACACAGATGAAACATGGCAGAAACTGAAAGAAGCGGTGGAAGCTATCCAGAATAGTACTTCGATTAAGTACAATTTAGAAGAACTCTATCAG GCTGTGGAAAATCTCTGTTCCTACAAGATTTCTGCAAACTTGTACAAACAGCTGAGACAGATTTGTGAAGATCACATCAAAGCACAAATTCATCAGTTCAGaga GGATTCATTGGATAGTGttctttttctaaagaagattGATAGATGCTGGCAAAACCACTGCAGACAAATG ATCATGATTAgaagcatttttttgtttctggatAGAACTTACGTTCTTCAGAATTCAATGCTACCCTCGATTTG ggacatGGGACTAGAGTTATTTAGGGCTCATATTATAAGTGATCAGAAAGTCCAGAATAAGACAATTGATGGCATTCTTCTCTTGATTGAGAGGGAAAGGAATGGTGAAGCAATTGATAGAAGTTTACTCCGAAGCCTTTTGAGCATGCTGTCTGACTTGCAA atttaTCAGGATTCTTTTGAACAACGGTTTTTGGAAGAAACTAACCGGCTCTATGCAGCTGAAGGCCAAAAATTAATGCAGGAAAGAGAG GTTCCTGAATATCTTCATCATGTTAACAAACGTCTAGAAGAAGAAGCAGACAGACTTATTACTTACTTAGATCAGACCACCCA gaAGTCATTAATTGCTACTGTAGAAAAACAACTTCTAGGTGAACACTTAACAGCAATTCTTCAGAAAG GTTTAAATAACCTCCTTGATGAAAACCGAATTCAAGATTTATCTCTCCTGTATCAGCTCTTTAGTAGAGTTCGAGGTGGAGTTCAGGTTCTCTTGCAACAGTGGATTGAATACATTAAG gcattTGGCAGCACTATTGTAATTAATCCTGAAAAAGATAAAACCATGGTTCAAGAATTACTGGATTTTAAAGATAAGGTTGACCATATAATTgatatttgttttctgaaaaatgaaaaattcatcaaTGCCATGAAAGAAGCATTTGAGACATTCATTAACAAAAGACCAAACAAACCTGCTGAACTTATAG CTAAGTATGTAGATTCAAAGCTTCGCGCAGGCAACAAAGAAGCTACAGATgaagaacttgaaaaaatgttGGATAAAATTATGATCATATTTAGATTTATCTATG gtAAGGATGTTTTTGAGGCCTTCTATAAGAAAGATTTAGCCAAGCGCCTGTTAGTTGGGAAAAGTGCATCTGTAGATGCTGAAAAATCAATGTTGTCCAAACTTAAACATG AATGTGGAGCTGCTTTCACCAGCAAACTTGAAGGAATGTTTAAAGACATGGAACTTTCTAAAGACATCATGATTCAGTTCAAACAGGTAAAA TATATGCAAAACCAGAATGTACCTGGGAATATTGAATTAACTGTGAATATCCTGACAATGGGTTATTGGCCAACATATGTGCCTATGGAAGTCCACTTACCACCAGAG ATGGTAAAACTTCAGGAGATTTTCAAGACATTTTACCTAGGCAAACATAGCGGCAGGAAACTTCAGTGGCAGTCAACCCTAGGACACTGTGTGCTAAAGGCAGAATTTAAAGAG GGTAAAAAAGAACTCcaggtctctctctttcaaacccTGGTGCTGCTAATGTTTAATGAGGGAGAGGAGTTCAGTTTAGAAGAGATCAAGCAGGCTACTGGAATAG AGGATGGAGAATTAAGGAGAACACTGCAGTCATTGGCCTGTGGCAAAGCTAGAGTTTTGGCAAAAAATCCAAAGGGCAAAGATATTGAAGATGGTGACAAGTTCATTTGTAATGATGATTTCAAACACAAACTTTTCAGGATAAAGATCAATCAAATCCAGATGAAAGAAACG GTTGAAGAACAAGCAAGCACTACAGAAAGAGTATTTCAGGACAGACAGTACCAAATTGATGCTGCAATTGTTCGAATCATGAAGATGAGAAAGACGCTTAGCCACAATCTTCTTGTTTCAGAAGTGTACAACCAGTTGAAATTTCCAGTAAAG
- the CUL4B gene encoding cullin-4B isoform X4, whose translation MKSVCPVTSGFSSPNPSAAAAAQEVRSATDGNTSTTPPTSAKKRKLNSSSSSGSNSSNEREDFDSTSSSSTPPLQPRDSASPSTSSFCLGVSVATSSHVPIQKKLRFEDTLEFVGFDAKMAEESSSSSSSSSPTAATSQQQQLKNKSILISSVASVHHANGLAKSSTTTSSFANSKPGSAKKLVIKNFKDKPKLPENYTDETWQKLKEAVEAIQNSTSIKYNLEELYQAVENLCSYKISANLYKQLRQICEDHIKAQIHQFREDSLDSVLFLKKIDRCWQNHCRQMIMIRSIFLFLDRTYVLQNSMLPSIWDMGLELFRAHIISDQKVQNKTIDGILLLIERERNGEAIDRSLLRSLLSMLSDLQIYQDSFEQRFLEETNRLYAAEGQKLMQEREVPEYLHHVNKRLEEEADRLITYLDQTTQKSLIATVEKQLLGEHLTAILQKGLNNLLDENRIQDLSLLYQLFSRVRGGVQVLLQQWIEYIKAFGSTIVINPEKDKTMVQELLDFKDKVDHIIDICFLKNEKFINAMKEAFETFINKRPNKPAELIAKYVDSKLRAGNKEATDEELEKMLDKIMIIFRFIYGKDVFEAFYKKDLAKRLLVGKSASVDAEKSMLSKLKHECGAAFTSKLEGMFKDMELSKDIMIQFKQYMQNQNVPGNIELTVNILTMGYWPTYVPMEVHLPPEMVKLQEIFKTFYLGKHSGRKLQWQSTLGHCVLKAEFKEGKKELQVSLFQTLVLLMFNEGEEFSLEEIKQATGIEDGELRRTLQSLACGKARVLAKNPKGKDIEDGDKFICNDDFKHKLFRIKINQIQMKETVEEQASTTERVFQDRQYQIDAAIVRIMKMRKTLSHNLLVSEVYNQLKFPVKPADLKKRIESLIDRDYMERDKENPNQYNYIA comes from the exons ATGAAAAGTGTCTGCCCAGTCACTTCCG GTTTTTCTTCCCCCAATCcctcagctgctgctgctgctcaggAGGTCAGATCTGCCACTGATGGTAATACCAGCACCACTCCGCCCACCTCTGCCAAGAAGAGAAAGTtaaacagcagcagcagtagcGGCAGTAATAGTAGTAACGAGAGAGAAGACTTTGAttccacctcttcctcttccactcCTCCTTTACAACCCAGGGATTCGGCATCCCCTTCAACCTCGTCCTTCTGCCTGGGGGTTTCAGTGGCTACTTCCAGCCACGTACCGATACAGAAGAAGCTGCGTTTTGAAGACACCCTGGAGTTTGTAGGGTTTGATGCGAAGATGGCTGAGGaatcctcctcttcttcctcctcatcttcaCCAACTGCTGCAACATCTCAGCAGCAGCAACTTAAAAATAAGAGTATATTAATCTCTTCTGTGGCTTCGGTGCATCATGCAAACGGCCTAGCCAAATCTTCTACCACCACTTCTAGCTTTGCTAACAGCAAGCCTGGCTCTGCTAAGAAGTTAGTGATCAAGAACTTTAAAG ATAAGCCTAAATTACCGGAGAACTACACAGATGAAACATGGCAGAAACTGAAAGAAGCGGTGGAAGCTATCCAGAATAGTACTTCGATTAAGTACAATTTAGAAGAACTCTATCAG GCTGTGGAAAATCTCTGTTCCTACAAGATTTCTGCAAACTTGTACAAACAGCTGAGACAGATTTGTGAAGATCACATCAAAGCACAAATTCATCAGTTCAGaga GGATTCATTGGATAGTGttctttttctaaagaagattGATAGATGCTGGCAAAACCACTGCAGACAAATG ATCATGATTAgaagcatttttttgtttctggatAGAACTTACGTTCTTCAGAATTCAATGCTACCCTCGATTTG ggacatGGGACTAGAGTTATTTAGGGCTCATATTATAAGTGATCAGAAAGTCCAGAATAAGACAATTGATGGCATTCTTCTCTTGATTGAGAGGGAAAGGAATGGTGAAGCAATTGATAGAAGTTTACTCCGAAGCCTTTTGAGCATGCTGTCTGACTTGCAA atttaTCAGGATTCTTTTGAACAACGGTTTTTGGAAGAAACTAACCGGCTCTATGCAGCTGAAGGCCAAAAATTAATGCAGGAAAGAGAG GTTCCTGAATATCTTCATCATGTTAACAAACGTCTAGAAGAAGAAGCAGACAGACTTATTACTTACTTAGATCAGACCACCCA gaAGTCATTAATTGCTACTGTAGAAAAACAACTTCTAGGTGAACACTTAACAGCAATTCTTCAGAAAG GTTTAAATAACCTCCTTGATGAAAACCGAATTCAAGATTTATCTCTCCTGTATCAGCTCTTTAGTAGAGTTCGAGGTGGAGTTCAGGTTCTCTTGCAACAGTGGATTGAATACATTAAG gcattTGGCAGCACTATTGTAATTAATCCTGAAAAAGATAAAACCATGGTTCAAGAATTACTGGATTTTAAAGATAAGGTTGACCATATAATTgatatttgttttctgaaaaatgaaaaattcatcaaTGCCATGAAAGAAGCATTTGAGACATTCATTAACAAAAGACCAAACAAACCTGCTGAACTTATAG CTAAGTATGTAGATTCAAAGCTTCGCGCAGGCAACAAAGAAGCTACAGATgaagaacttgaaaaaatgttGGATAAAATTATGATCATATTTAGATTTATCTATG gtAAGGATGTTTTTGAGGCCTTCTATAAGAAAGATTTAGCCAAGCGCCTGTTAGTTGGGAAAAGTGCATCTGTAGATGCTGAAAAATCAATGTTGTCCAAACTTAAACATG AATGTGGAGCTGCTTTCACCAGCAAACTTGAAGGAATGTTTAAAGACATGGAACTTTCTAAAGACATCATGATTCAGTTCAAACAG TATATGCAAAACCAGAATGTACCTGGGAATATTGAATTAACTGTGAATATCCTGACAATGGGTTATTGGCCAACATATGTGCCTATGGAAGTCCACTTACCACCAGAG ATGGTAAAACTTCAGGAGATTTTCAAGACATTTTACCTAGGCAAACATAGCGGCAGGAAACTTCAGTGGCAGTCAACCCTAGGACACTGTGTGCTAAAGGCAGAATTTAAAGAG GGTAAAAAAGAACTCcaggtctctctctttcaaacccTGGTGCTGCTAATGTTTAATGAGGGAGAGGAGTTCAGTTTAGAAGAGATCAAGCAGGCTACTGGAATAG AGGATGGAGAATTAAGGAGAACACTGCAGTCATTGGCCTGTGGCAAAGCTAGAGTTTTGGCAAAAAATCCAAAGGGCAAAGATATTGAAGATGGTGACAAGTTCATTTGTAATGATGATTTCAAACACAAACTTTTCAGGATAAAGATCAATCAAATCCAGATGAAAGAAACG GTTGAAGAACAAGCAAGCACTACAGAAAGAGTATTTCAGGACAGACAGTACCAAATTGATGCTGCAATTGTTCGAATCATGAAGATGAGAAAGACGCTTAGCCACAATCTTCTTGTTTCAGAAGTGTACAACCAGTTGAAATTTCCAGTAAAG